The Macaca mulatta isolate MMU2019108-1 chromosome 19, T2T-MMU8v2.0, whole genome shotgun sequence sequence AGAGCATTAGGTCATAGATCAGAGGAGTGAGTTCTCAGCTCAGATGTGAGGGGAGCTGTGACAGGGAAGAACCTCCCTGAAGAAACTGCCTCTTCTCCTTCCAGGTAAATATGAGAAACCTTCTCTCTCAGCCCAGCCGGGCCCCACGGTTCAGGCAGGAGAGAACGTGACCTTGTCCTGCAGCTCCCAGAACTCGTTTGACATGTACCATCTATCCAGGGAGGGGGAGGCTCGTGAACTTAGTCTCTCTGCGGTGCCAAGCGTCAATGGAACATTCCAGGCCGACTTCCCTCTGGGCCCTGCCACCCACGGAGGAACCTACAGATGCTTCGGTTCTTTCCGTACCGCACCCTACCAGTGGTCAGACCCGAGTGACCCACTGCCCGTTTCtgtcacaggtgaggaaaccccATGCCTGTCCCATGTCTTCTGATCCCAGAGCCATAGCTGAGGAACTTCCTGCTGATGATGGAGAGAAGCATGGACAGGTTCAGAGAGAAGACCAAGCTTCGGTGTGAGGGCGGGATCAGGACGCAGGATGGCAGAGAGGGCACCTCCAAACCCTCCTGCATGGCCTGCGTGGTGTTCCACGGTCAGGGTTCCAGGCACCCAGGCAGATGGAGAAACTGGTCAGGACAGACCCAGAGGAGGGAGACTGGGCTCAGTTTGGGGAGATCAGAGGTTCCCTCAGCCCCTCAATCTTACTCATTTCCCAGAagcccaccctggcctctcacTCACACAGACATATCATCACCAGGAACCCTTAcaccctttccttttcatttgaaaaaataattgttgaGGTTAAAAATACCTATAAAATTGTCCacctttaccatttttaagtgtaaagtcTAGTGgtcataaatacatttatattctgttctggtttttgttttgtgttgtttttaccctccaccctccaccattaccttcctggcctctggtagccaccattctactctctaccttctTGAGATCCACTTTAGAGCTCCTGCATAAGGGTGAGAAATGGGAATCTTTCTAATGAGCTGcagttccatccatgtggctGCAAATGTCAGGATGGTATTGTCTCTATGGATGAGTAGTCTCCACTGTGTGTATGTACTACATTCTCTCTATCCGTTCACCCACTGAGGGGCAGGTAGGTGGACTCCacatcttggctactgtgaactgTGCTGGAACAGtcatgggagtgcagatagaACTTCCATACACTGAAGTCTTTTCCTTTGGATGTAAACCCAGTAGTGAATTTGTGAATACTATGAAAATTCTCTTTTTAGTCTTTtgcttggtttttgtttggtttttgtttttgaggcagagctttcctctgtagcccaggctggcgtgcaagtgacacaatctaggctcattgcaacctcctgggaggcagaggcctcCTGGaatcaaatgattcttctgcctcagcctccctgggagctgggattacaggtgcacgccacaacGCCTAGCTAcgtttcgtattttttagtacagacagggttcccccatgttgaacaggctgctctcaaactcctgacctcaagcaaggTGCCCACCTCACTctccgaaactgctgggattacaggcatgagccaccatgcccagcctctttttagtTTCTTAAAGAACTTCCATAGTTTTCTGcttaatggctgtactaatttaccttcctACCAACAGGGTTGGTAGGATTCTCCTTTCTCTACcatcttgccagcatttgttttcACTGTCTTgcagataaaagccattttaatggGGTGAGATGAAaattcattgtgattttaatttgtatttctctaataatgAGTGATACTGAACAGTGTTTCATACACATGATGGCCATTTATATGTTTTGTTTGtggagaaatgcctgttcatgtctttagttcattttttagttaaattatttgttttattgagtTATGTGAGTTTCTTATATTTCCAGTTATAAATCCCgtctcagatgcatagtttgcaaatatttgctcccattctgtgggttgtctcttcactttgttggttatttgttttgcagtgcagaagctgcttagtttgatataatccctgTCGTCTGTTTTTTGCTTTGATTACTTGTGTTCTGAGGTTTTAAACAAAATGTCCGTTCTCAAAcaaatgtcctgaagcatttgcccaatattttcttctacgTGTTTCATAGGTTCAGGACTTAGACTCATGTATTTAATCCATTTGGATTTGACGTTCCTGAATGGGGAGAGGTACAGGTGCAGTTTCATTCCCTGCATGCAGATAACCCGTTTTCCCCGCATCgattattgaaaagactgtcctttcctgaTTGTAGGTTCTTGACACTTTTGTCAAAACGCATtggattggctgggcatggtggctcacacctgcaatcccagcactttcagaggccaaggtgggtggatcacctgagaccaggagttccaggcccgcctggccaacatagtaaaaccctgtctccactaaaagtacaaaaattagctgagcatggtggtcaGCACCTGTCATACCactactcaagagtctgaggcaagagaattgcttgaattcaggagacagaggttactgtgagccgagattgcacctctgcaccccagcctggttaacagagcaagattccatctcaaaaaaaaaaaaaagaaaagaaaaaaaaccattgaATGTAGACGGATAGATTATATCTGtgttcttcatttttctccattgttCTATGCACTTTTCtttatgccagcatcatgctgttttgcttactacagctctgtaacatatttttaagtcaggtaatgtgatgttcCTGTTTTCTCTCTATATCTTAAAGTCTCGAGACAATGGgtaacacatacaaaaattatggaGAAGAGGATCCCAGGACTCCCAGAGCCCAGTGTTGGATAACAGAGTGTTGGCCGTGAACCAACCTCAAAGATTTCCCTTGAGTAGAGGACAGGCACCCTCATTTCCTCACCTCTCTCCTGCCTCTGTTCTAGGAAACCCTTCACGTAGTTGGCCTTCACCCACTGAACCAAGCTCCAAAACCAGTGAGTAAAGAATCCCTCTTATCTCTGCTTTTGGAAACCTGGGGAGGTGGAAGCCTTGGATTCAAGCCTTGGCTCAGCACCTCCCAGCTCTGACCGTGGGCCTGTCTTCCACCATCTCTCTGAACTCCAGACACTCCAACAGCAAAAGGGATCTGGGCCCAGCACAGGGCTCAGTGAAGTCTCTTCATCTCTAATTTTCTGTAGCTGAGACCTCCTACAAGCTGAAAGAATGATTGCAAATCTGACATCCTTCTCAGGAAAAATGCAGTGTTCTCCCTGTATTCCTAACTGGAGGATAAATTCCTGGGGGCttgaaagagggaagggaagggaacatcTAATGAGGGTGAGGTGTTTTAGAGAAGTTCCACTTGCCAAGGAATGAACTCCTGTGGGTCATGAGGCAACCCTGGCTGACTCAGCAGAGCAAGAGCCTTGCAGTAAAGAGCCTTGCACGCACACTCCGACTCACTGACTCATTCAGCCATGGCCCCATGCTCAGGCTGTGCAGTTAGAATCCTTTTCTATTGTTGCcataacaaatttccacaaaattGGTGCATGAAAACAAAACGGCTTTTTAATTATCTTACAGTGCTGTAGCTCAAAGGATGAAATGCacctcactgggctaaaatcaaggtgacAGCAAGGCTGCCTTCCCTCCGAAGGTTCCAGGCGAGAATCTGCTCTTCATATATCCCAGTTTCTAGAGGCTCCCACGTTCCTTGGCTCCtggtccccttcctccttcctcaaaACAGAGCAGGAGAAAGCTGGGTCTCCCGACATCAGGCCGCTTGTCCTAAGGAGACATTCCACATGGTTACCTGTCAATCAAGAAACAAGAGACAATCCATAAGAAGGAACTGCTATGATTAGCTTCTTATTGGAGTCTCTTCTTCCTCCAGGTAACCCCAGACACCTGCATGTTCTGATTGGGACCTCAGTGGTCATGATCCTCTTCAccatcttcttctttctcctgcatCGCTGGTGCTCCAACAAAAAGAGTAAGTCTCACGAAGCAGAGGCCAGAGTCTTCAGGGCCGTGTGGGGAGGAAGGATGAGGAGGGATGGGAGCACGTAGGTGTGTGTTCCTCACCGGCAGGATGGTCTCTGGCCCAAGGCaggagccacagaggcagagctttCTAGAGAGAGTACCAGACACCCTGTCCCTGCCTTCAGCTCACAGACCATTGCCTGATTCTCAACTGTATCCTCATGTCCCTGCAGCCACTGACATCCAGGAGAAGGTTCCATGACAGGCAGAAAGTCGGAGACAAAATCAATGGGATGCCAACTGAGAGCCGTTCATGGGAAGGGGTCTTGAACTCAGAGAGACAGAATGTCTGACCCTGGCTGTTGGCAGCTGAGGGACCTCAGGCGTCTACGGCCTCCCCGTGTGTGTTGGACTCTGCACATGAAATGAGGACCCAGACGTGCCCTCCCAGCTGTTTTGATGCCTTTTGTCTCCTACAGATGCTGCTGTAATAGACCAAGAGCCTGCGGGGGACAGAACAGTGAACAGGGAGGTAGGTCCTCCTCGGCCCAGAGTCGTGGATCGAATCTCATTCCCTAATAGTCCTGAAGAATGTGAGCCCCTCCCTCACTCAACATTTCCCTCTCTCCAGGACTCTGAAGAACAAGACCCTCAGGAGGTGACATACGCACAGTTGGATCACTGCGTTCTCACACAGGGAAAAACCACTCGCCCTTCTCAGAGGCCCAAGACACCCCCAACAGATACCAGCGTGTACACGGAGCTTCCAAATGCTGAGTCCAGATCGAAAGTTGTCTCCTGCCCATGAGCACCACCGTCAGGCCTTCAAGGGGTCTTCCAGGGAGACAacagccctgtctcaaaaccgGCTTCACAGCTCCAATGTACCAGCAGCTGGAATCTGAAGGTGTGAGTCTGCATCTTAGAGCATCGCTCTTCCTCACACCATGAATCTGAACGTGCCTCTCTCTTGCTTACAAATGTCTAAGGTCCCCACTGCCTGCTGCAGAGAAAACACACTCCTTTGCTTAGCCCACAATTATCCATTTCTCTTGACCCCTGCCCACCTCTCCAACCTACCTGGCTTACTTCCTAGTCCTACTGGAGGCTGCAGTCACACTGAGGAACTCACAGTTCCAAACATACAAGAGGCTCCCTCTTAACACGGCACTTAGACTCATGCTGTTCCACCTTCCCTCATGCTATTCCACCTGCCCCCAGACTATCTTTGAGCCTTCTGTCAGCAGTGAAACTTATAAActttttttatcatttcaatGTAGCTCTCTCCTCTTCAAATAAACACATCTGCCCTCATCCTTTAGGTAATGTGACTCTTTATTCGCCGAAAGTTTCTGGTGTTATCATTACTATGTCCGTATAGCCCCATATGTTCTCCACTGGGTTCTCACCCCTGGACTCTGAGTTTCTGGAAGCAGGTGGAGCCTGATTTCTGTCTGGAAGTCCAATTTCCATCCAACGATGCAGCACATAGAAGGTTGCAAGGATCATGAATCAGATGAACAAGTGATATTCTTACTCTCTGCAGACCTGGAAAGCTGGCAGAGCCATTCCAAGATGAAACATCTGTAGAGTCATAGGCCTTGTTAGTCTCATCTCCACAGGGACACATGTCTACACATCATCTTCATACTATAAATACACAGTCGCTCCTCCAGATCTGTGGGGTTTAGAGGTGTTTGTTGAACCAACTataaatcaaaaatattcagagaaaaaatccaaaaaatttcaaaaaacaaaactatgttgAATGGACACAAATGGAATGGTGTGTAGGCTGTGTCAggaattataagtaatctagagatgatttcatGTATACAGGAGGATGAACATGGGTTATATGCAAACGCTCTGCCATTTTATGTAAGAGGCTTGAGCACCTGCAGATTGTGGTATCTGAGCGGAGATCCTGAAACCAATCACCCACGAATAGTGAAGGACGACTGTATCtaacttttatttctcaattttaaatataaatcataaaaAATTTACAGCAACAAGATAAAAAACAAGAAGTGGTTTATAGTGTGAGAGTAcgtttagatttatttttttctatgcgTAACCCTTGGGCCCATGTTATCTATGGAGAAGACATTCTATTCCTCCTTAAACCACACGGCAGGCTTTGTCAATTCTAACGGGACTGTGTGTTCACGGATGTATTTTAGAGACTGTTTTCCGATAAGGGGCTCTCTGCGTTCACTCTCTTGAGGATGCTGCACATTCCGTAGGCTTTTACAAACCCTTACAATTTGGTACCTGGAGTCCTCTAGTTTCTTATTATAGGCTATTTGCTAggctttttctatatttcttcaggcagagtctcgctctgtcgcccaggctggactgcagtggcacaatctcggctcactgcaacttccgcctctcaggttcaagcgattctcctgcctcagcctcttgagtagctggcattacaggtgcccaccac is a genomic window containing:
- the KIR3DL21 gene encoding LOW QUALITY PROTEIN: killer cell immunoglobulin-like receptor, three domains, long cytoplasmic tail, 21 (The sequence of the model RefSeq protein was modified relative to this genomic sequence to represent the inferred CDS: deleted 1 base in 1 codon); protein product: MSLMVVSLACFGFFLVQRACPHTGGQDKTFLFARPSAVVPQGGHVTLRCYYRDGLNNFTNFTLYKDDRSHVPVFHSRIFQESFLMGPVTPAHAGTYRCRGSYPHSPTEWSALSDPLAIRVTGVHRKPSLLALPGPLVKSGETVTLQCSSDMVFEHFFLHSEVNFEKPLHLVGELHGGGSQANYSINSTTSDLAGTYRCYGSVTHSDYVLSAPSDPLDIVITGKYEKPSLSAQPGPTVQAGENVTLSCSSQNSFDMYHLSREGEARELSLSAVPSVNGTFQADFPLGPATHGGTYRCFGSFRTAPYQWSDPSDPLPVSVTGNPSRSWPSPTEPSSKTSNPRHLHVLIGTSVVMILFTIFFFLLHRWCSNKKNAAVIDQEPAGDRTVNREDSEEQDPQEVTYAQLDHCVLTQGKTTRPSQRPKTPPTDTSVYTELPNAESRSKVSPAHEHHRQAFKGSSRETTALSQNRLHSSNVPAAGI